The Streptomyces vinaceus genome contains the following window.
CGTCGCCGGGGCGGAGCGGGCGGGCCTGCCGGTCATCCTCCAACTGAGTGAGAACGCGGTGAAGTTCCGCGGCGGCCGGCTGCTGCCGATCTCGCGCGCCGCCGCCGCGTGCGCGGAGGCCGCCGGGGTCCCGGTCGGCCTGCACCTGGACCACGTCAAGAGCCCCGACCTGCTCCGGCAGGCCGCGGACGCCGGGTTCAGCTCGGTGATGTACGACGCCGCGCAGCTCCCCTACGCGGAGAACCTGGAGGCCACCCGCTCCGCGGCCGACTGGGCGCACGCCAACGGGCTGTGGATCGAGGCGGAGCTCGGCGAGGTGGGCGGCAAGAACGGCGCCGCGCCGCTGGACCCGCACGCGCCGGGGGCCCGTACGGATCCGGACGAGGCCCGGCGCTTCGTCGCCGACTCGGGGGTCGACGCGCTGGCCGTGGCGGTGGGCAGCAGTCATGCGATGACCAGCCGCACCGCCGAGCTGGACCACGCGCTGCTGGCGCGGCTGGCCAAGACGGTGGACGTACCGCTGGTGCTGCACGGCTCCTCGGGGCTGCCGGACGCGGAGCTGGCGGCGGCGGTCGCGGGCGGCATCCGGAAGGTCAACATCGGCACGGCGCTGAACCTGGCGATGACGGAGGCGATCCGCACCCACCTGACCCCGGCGGACCCCCGCCCGTACCTGACGGCGGCCCGTACGGCGATGACGGCGACGGCCGCGGCGATGATCGCGGCGCTGAACTGACCGCAGCCGGCGCCGCCGCCCTCAGCGGGGGGTGAGCCGGGCCCGGTGGCACGTGATCGCGTGCCACCGGGCCCGGTCCGGTGTCGCGCCCCGGTCCAGGGTGCGGCGGGCCTCGACCGCGGTGACGTGGCGGTCCGTGGACAGGCACAGGAGGACGAACAGGTCGGTGTGCCCGGGCTCGGCGGTCTCCTCGTAGTACCACTCGGCCGTGACCGCCCGCGGGCCGGCCAGGAAGGGGCGCTGGAGGAAGTCCTGTACGTCGAGGGGGAAGTGCCCGAGCACCCCTTGCGCATCCGGCGGGTCCAGGACCAGCCGCTCCACGGGTGCGCCGGGCCGGCCGGGCGCGGCCGCGCCGCCGCTGCCCGCCCCGCCCGTCTGCCGAGGCCGCCCGTCGAAGGAGCGGCTCACCAGCGATCCGGGCTCCACCCGGGCCCGCTCGCCCCGGTGCTCCGCCGCCCTGCCGTCCCGGTACACCGGCTCGACCCGGCACAGCCCCCGGTCTCCCAGCACCAGCGCGAACGGGGCGCGGTCGGTGTAGACCCTGGCCCACCACAGGAGGGTCCGGCCCGCCTTCTCCAGCGTCTTGGCGCGCACCTCCTGCGGCAGCAACTCCCAGGCCGCCTGGCGCAGGGGGAACGCGGGATCGACGG
Protein-coding sequences here:
- a CDS encoding class II fructose-bisphosphate aldolase, producing the protein MSLVPAGTLVLDAAAAGRAVAAFNIITLEHAEAVVAGAERAGLPVILQLSENAVKFRGGRLLPISRAAAACAEAAGVPVGLHLDHVKSPDLLRQAADAGFSSVMYDAAQLPYAENLEATRSAADWAHANGLWIEAELGEVGGKNGAAPLDPHAPGARTDPDEARRFVADSGVDALAVAVGSSHAMTSRTAELDHALLARLAKTVDVPLVLHGSSGLPDAELAAAVAGGIRKVNIGTALNLAMTEAIRTHLTPADPRPYLTAARTAMTATAAAMIAALN